A portion of the Colius striatus isolate bColStr4 chromosome 1, bColStr4.1.hap1, whole genome shotgun sequence genome contains these proteins:
- the AKAP11 gene encoding A-kinase anchor protein 11 isoform X5, whose amino-acid sequence MDMYTRAQSSRLKPRMSVKKSFGESVLHSMKSLLHSKKDLCNVSAEECLNQEEHDYFIEMTFIGFAEEMGTAHLQELAAVSVELPDVLKSLQLCKLKENEVMFLKDIKKTLVKPYAIKPQNQLPEVVCVMRLSPSFPRIKADYIFTLLSKYTTGIRYAVGITSSQKHQSETSHGEDDDTNQSVSSIEDDFVTAFEHLDEDEPSKIQSAGVCSFTSQNHRDAASQTISAQSLEAVDSKILVGSVRRKSSARSSTLVDILGLKELSSVKNSVTTSISDPWIQRSFYKTYNPSDQGVNFLCKTFFSSSPAESSESDCSSPSPIIFLDEEGYQKSLKAKLQLPKIPVVKDGIEDSDSEVSEFFDSFDQFDELEEALENSCKVIRDPILGNPTQKRRTAQEKLSSASVAMNPQKFKSDRPTLPANVKKPTPRKLESPYSSGFDVPDSPRPVKTSGEENGGFFSPIRSSAFSPLGSCGSSECLCRINLGGDGTGQNHHDAIYNSYSAYADSVSSEILGSVFHSEFSSQVCTGNDSEPKGIALKEKKGQAAKMKTGKETDKQAKSKHKSLMIRDSIQKFAAELVEKSFGSAFKDLQKGVSSCTNALCHLAARLTSSVFQMAFYEIGRRRAISLKERAINGIANFLVSEAITGALKELRHVKKQIFTNTVARFAADLAEELVFEGVMEVCQFSYPSTPTAAQPSAFDYEDKVVRSYAGDLSESVIQEAFIELSQVDVTFTTQAAISVSMDNVKYVSAESMVESTRTSTVFPNLNDRVALNPIQDSKKEYTVQQALFCTSGVVSSIPVPLAGRALCHHQVSSDACKAEVFPAPSSDDNVKVCEDSAHPFFTSRKREEEVTSFRNIYLTSDHSPSTGSTPSLLHKQNDNKQTNTTSGMNINSELTSGSKGIKTFSGTMVDMIVNEAYEAISSSRVTKAVEEYTDFFTRKIIDKKSYVQCSGEDFTKSMVVDPLPKYVVKQSVNESKAVACSASENLACNVSIQTCADIRRREQCVKKQEAEKQTNVSVIMGQQMPLNNPCRFLLTPTRPVQCFPESKDCCRERKGHGFSSKSPPTCSTVTFARQVVEDFNGTGSSSITCLNRPSKKHDTQKTSSGPLTYRQADSFLHANSFSSVIFSREDALQGEDKSSLKDGSTCVMPGTPPPTPLVPYQYSSERNLRKLSKKLKGELAKEFAPATPPSTPYNPSVTGLSETECDSLENEEFMLKLMRSLSEEVESSEDEDHSEMPVEKGSGVTGLTSKYPSCESVTDEYADHIIRVLKREGGNAELLMDQYASRLVYKSIKSGLQQVARKNRLRYNRKLLPGQNAQVNGKLELLKAVNKGAVQQMKSSIYRCEDQMCERNLSTRRTQHAELLDFSESLVRSITCDVRNKLKMSGACLPKSLTDSCLYKKTEFDEVTGDLIKTGFSRTFHPFSPDHKLYHSTGSLNENGYSEGIIEAIEQYARKVADDTLEMSLESAVLHVAENRKNGDRLSHTEKLSPFSGTVCRCCSMKEHRYCTESTSHHLSVQESSIPGRHFLHSRLADACQKSRAFQLDIPKIHVDVEQKMVFSGKGATAAVEKAEGELSYTSLTADSGIGQDGVSFAESLTTEIMTSAMTNIGQAVNISSVGREGFHSVESIVSQQMSLSIGDDSTGSWSNLSFEDEHPDESSSFLHLSDSSAAFSSSPGSNGNSSSWSSLGLEGDMYEENLSLPTSDSDGTEDKDEDSKDAAEGLEQIRKTLSIVNIDLESNLVDPQLRAALQWLSASETEVSDLHFHDTATREFVFLSRRLRERDWKVGDLLQAVLKYCEMIEKAPDGDQAPNKSLVGWLMENV is encoded by the exons ATGGATATGTACACCAGGGCTCAGAGCAGTCGACTGAAACCAAGAATGTCTGTGAAAAAG AGTTTTGGTGAGAGTGTACTGCACTCTATGAAGTCACTGCTGCACAGCAAAAAGGACTTATGCAATGTATCAGCAGAGGAATGTCTAAATCAAGAAGAACACGATTATTTCATTGAG atgaCATTTATAGGTTTTGCTGAAGAGATGGGTACTGCTCATTTGCAG GAGTTGGCAGCTGTTTCGGTAGAGCTTCCAGATGTTCTGAAATCACTCCAGTTGTGTAAACTAAAAGAAAACGAggttatgtttttaaaagatataaaGAAAACCTTGGTAAAACCTTATGCCATAAAACCTCAG AATCAGCTTCCTGAAGTGGTTTGTGTGATGAGACTGTCTCCTTCATTCCCAAGGATCAAAGCTGATTATATATTTACCTTGCTGAGCAAATATACCACAGGCATAAGATATGCAGTGGGAATAACCTCATCGCAAAAACATCAATCAGAGACATCCCATGGAGAAGATGATGACACTAATCAGTCAGTTTCTTCAATTGAGGATGATTTTGTCACTGCTTTTGAACACTTAGATGAAGATGAGCCTTCAAAGATACAAAGTGCTG gtgTATGCAGCTTTACTTCTCAAAACCATCGAGATGCTGCTTCTCAGACCATTTCTGCTCAAAGTTTAGAAGCTGTTGACTCAAAGATCCTTGTGGGTTCTGTACGTCGGAAGTCATCTGCCAGATCTTCTACTTTAGTTGATATTTTGGGACTTAAAGAACTGTCCTCAGTGAAGAATTCGGTTACAACCTCAATTTCTGATCCTTGGATACAAAGGAGTTTCTATAAGACATACAATCCTTCTGATCAAGGTGTGAATTTTTTATGTAAAacgtttttttcttcctctccagctGAATCCTCTGAGTCAGAttgctccagcccaagccccatCATCTTCTTAGATGAAGAAGGATATCAGAAAAGTTTGAAGGCCAAGCTTCAGCTACCAAAAATTCCAGTAGTGAAAGATGGTATAGAGGATTCAGACTCTGAAGTAAGTGAATTTTTTGATAGCTTTGATCAGTTTGATGAGCTGGAAGAAGCCTTGGAAAACTCTTGTAAAGTTATTAGAGATCCCATCCTGGGGAACCCCACCCAGAAAAGGAGGACTGCACAGGAAAAACTGTCATCTGCAAGTGTTGCAATGAATCCTCAGAAATTCAAGTCTGATCGTCCCACTCTCCCTGCCAATGTAAAGAAGCCAACTCCTCGTAAACTGGAATCCCCCTATAGTAGCGGTTTTGATGTCCCAGATTCCCCTCGCCCAGTTAAAACATCCGGGGAAGAGAATGGAGGCTTCTTCAGCCCTATTAGGTCATCAGCTTTCAGTCCACTTGGGAGTTGTGGTTCTTCTGAATGTTTGTGTCGGATTAATCTTGGTGGAGATGGGACAGGTCAAAATCACCACGATGCGATTTATAATAGCTATTCAGCATATGCTGATAGTGTTTCATCTGAGATACTGGGTTCTGTTTTTCATTCTGAATTCTCATCACAAGTATGCACCGGAAATGATTCTGAACCCAAAGGGAttgctttgaaagagaaaaaaggtcAAGCTGCAAAAATGAAGACTGGAAAGGAGACAGATAAACAAGCAAAATCCAAACATAAGTCATTAATGATTAGAGATAGCATTCAAAAATTTGCAGCTGAATTAGTTGAAAAAAGTTTCGGCAGTGCATTTAAAGACCTGCAGAAAGGTGTTTCTTCATGCACCAATGCACTTTGTCATTTGGCTGCTAGATTGACTTCTTCGGTCTTTCAAATGGCTTTTTATGAGATTGGAAGACGTAGAGCAATCTCCTTGAAAGAGCGGGCCATTAATGGGATAGCAAACTTTTTGGTGAGTGAAGCTATAACTGGTGCTTTGAAAGAGCTGCGACACGTGAAGAAACAAATATTCACCAACACCGTTGCACGGTTTGCGGCAGACCTTGCTGAAGAGCTTGTGTTTGAAGGAGTCATGGAAGTATGCCAGTTTTCCTATCCATCGACACCTACAGCTGCGCAGCCTTCAGCATTTGACTATGAAGACAAGGTGGTAAGATCCTATGCCGGAGATTTATCTGAATCTGTCATCCAGGAGGCTTTTATTGAACTGTCTCAGGTTGATGTAACTTTCACAACACAAGCAGCCATTAGTGTTTCCATGGACAACGTTAAATACGTGAGTGCAGAAAGTATGGTGGAGTCAACTCGAACTTCCACAGTTTTTCCTAATTTAAATGATAGGGTAGCACTGAACCCAATCCAAGATTCCAAGAAGGAATATACAGTACAGCAAGCTCTGTTTTGCACCTCTGGTGTTGTAAGTTCAATACCGGTGCCCTTAGCTGGAAGAGCTCTCTGTCATCATCAGGTTTCCTCTGATGCTTGTAAAGCAGAAGTATTCCCTGCTCCGAGTTCTGATGACAATGTGAAAGTGTGCGAAGACTCCGCTCACCCGTTTTTCacaagcagaaagagagaggaggaagtaaCTTCTTTCAGAAACATATACCTAACATCAGATCACAGTCCAAGTACTGGAAGTACTCCATCACTCCTACATAAACAAAACgataacaaacaaacaaacaccacATCTGGAATGAACATAAATTCAGAATTAACAAGTGGGTCAAAAGGCATTAAAACTTTCTCTGGAACTATGGTAGATATGATAGTAAATGAAGCTTATGAAGCCATAAGCTCATCCAGAGTAACAAAAGCTGTAGAAGAgtatacagatttttttacaagaaaaataatagatAAAAAATCTTATGTGCAATGTAGTGGTGAAGATTTCACCAAGAGTATGGTTGTAGATCCCTTGCCCAAGTATGTTGTAAAACAGTCTGTGAATGAAAGTAAAGCTGTGGCGTGCAGCGCTAGTGAGAATTTAGCCTGTAACGTGAGCATACAGACTTGTGCAGATATCCGTAGAAGAGAGCAATGTGTGAAGAAGCAGGAGGCTGAGAAACAAACTAATGTTTCTGTAATTATGGGACAGCAAATGCCTTTGAATAATCCATGTAGATTTCTTCTTACTCCAACTCGTCCTGTTCAGTGTTTTCCAGAATCTAAAGATTGTTGTCGGGAACGAAAAGGACACGGGTTTTCTTCAAAATCACCACCGACTTGTTCCACTGTGACTTTTGCTAGGCAGGTTGTAGAGGACTTCAATGGTACAGGAAGCTCCTCAATAACATGTTTAAACAGGCCTTCAAAAAAACATGATACTCAGAAAACATCATCAGGACCATTGACTTACAGACAGGCTGACTCTTTTCTGCATGCAAATAGCTTTTCTTCAGTGATATTTAGCAGGGAAGATGCTTTGCAGGGGGAAGATAAATCGAGTCTCAAAGATGGAAGTACCTGTGTAATGCCAGGTACACCCCCACCAACTCCTTTGGTGCCATATCAATATAGTTCTGAACGAAACCTAAGAAAGCTTTCCAAGAAATTGAAAGGAGAACTAGCAAAAGAATTTGCACCTGCAACACCACCGTCCACACCATACAATCCCTCTGTTACTGGTCTGTCTGAAACTGAATGTGACTCTTTGGAAAATGAGGAATTTATGCTGAAACTCATGCGGTCGCTTTCTGAAGAAGTGGAAAGTAGTGAAGATGAAGATCATTCTGAAATGCCTGTGGAGAAG GGTTCAGGTGTGACAGGTTTGACTTCCAAATACCCAAGCTGTGAAAGTGTGACGGATGAATACGCAGATCATATCATCCGAGTTTTGAAAAGAGAAGGTGGTAATGCTGAACTGTTAATGGATCAGTACGCTAGCAGGCTCGTTTACAAGTCTATCAAGTCAGGCTTACAGCAAGTtgcaagaaaaaacagattGAGATACAACAGAAAGTTGTTACCTGGTCAAAATGCACAGGTAAATGGTAAGCTGGAACTGCTCAAAGCAGTGAATAAAGGTGCAGTGCagcaaatgaaaagcagcatttatcGCTGTGAAGACCAAATGTGTGAAAGGAATCTCAGCACACGGAGAACACAACACGCAGAGTTGTTAGATTTTTCGGAATCCCTTGTTCGCAGTATCACTTGTGACGTCAGGAATAAACTGAAAATGTCAGGAGCTTGTTTGCCAAAGTCTCTGACAGATTCCTGTTTATATAAAAAGACTGAATTTGATGAAGTCACGGGTGATCTTATTAAAACAGGATTTTCTAGGACATTTCATCCTTTCTCCCCAGATCATAAACTGTATCATAGTACAGGcagtttaaatgaaaatggCTACAGTGAAGGTATAATTGAAGCTATAGAACAGTATGCTAGGAAAGTAGCAGATGATACTCTAGAAATGAGTTTAGAGTCAGCTGTTCTCCATGTGGCcgaaaacagaaaaaatgggGATAGGCTCTCACATACTGAGAAGCTGTCTCCTTTTTCTGGAACTGTGTGTAGATGCTGCAGTATGAAGGAACATCGGTACTGTACGGAAAGTACATCTCATCATCTGTCTGTACAAGAATCCTCCATTCCAGGGAGGCATTTTCTTCATTCTAGGTTGGCTGATGCTTGTCAAAAATCAAGAGCATTTCAGCTTGATATTCCTAAAATTCACGTTGATGTGGAACAGAAGATGGTGTTTTCTGGCAAGGGGGCTACTGCGGCCGtagagaaagcagaaggagaGCTGAGTTACACAAGTCTGACAGCCGACAGTGGTATTGGACAAGATGGAGTCAGTTTTGCTGAAAGCCTTACTACTGAAATCATGACATCAGCTATGACTAATATTGGTCAGGCAGTTAACATAAG CTCTGTTGGAAGAGAAGGATTTCACTCTGTTGAATCTATTGTTAGCCAGCAGATGAGTCTTAGTATTGGTGATGATAGCACTGGGAGTTGGTCCAATCTAAGTTTTGAAGATGAACATCCCGATGAGAGCAGCAGTTTTCTTCACCTGAGTGACAG
- the AKAP11 gene encoding A-kinase anchor protein 11 isoform X4: protein MDMYTRAQSSRLKPRMSVKKSFGESVLHSMKSLLHSKKDLCNVSAEECLNQEEHDYFIEMTFIGFAEEMGTAHLQELAAVSVELPDVLKSLQLCKLKENEVMFLKDIKKTLVKPYAIKPQNQLPEVVCVMRLSPSFPRIKADYIFTLLSKYTTGIRYAVGITSSQKHQSETSHGEDDDTNQSVSSIEDDFVTAFEHLDEDEPSKIQSAGVCSFTSQNHRDAASQTISAQSLEAVDSKILVGSVRRKSSARSSTLVDILGLKELSSVKNSVTTSISDPWIQRSFYKTYNPSDQGVNFLCKTFFSSSPAESSESDCSSPSPIIFLDEEGYQKSLKAKLQLPKIPVVKDGIEDSDSEVSEFFDSFDQFDELEEALENSCKVIRDPILGNPTQKRRTAQEKLSSASVAMNPQKFKSDRPTLPANVKKPTPRKLESPYSSGFDVPDSPRPVKTSGEENGGFFSPIRSSAFSPLGSCGSSECLCRINLGGDGTGQNHHDAIYNSYSAYADSVSSEILGSVFHSEFSSQVCTGNDSEPKGIALKEKKGQAAKMKTGKETDKQAKSKHKSLMIRDSIQKFAAELVEKSFGSAFKDLQKGVSSCTNALCHLAARLTSSVFQMAFYEIGRRRAISLKERAINGIANFLVSEAITGALKELRHVKKQIFTNTVARFAADLAEELVFEGVMEVCQFSYPSTPTAAQPSAFDYEDKVVRSYAGDLSESVIQEAFIELSQVDVTFTTQAAISVSMDNVKYVSAESMVESTRTSTVFPNLNDRVALNPIQDSKKEYTVQQALFCTSGVVSSIPVPLAGRALCHHQVSSDACKAEVFPAPSSDDNVKVCEDSAHPFFTSRKREEEVTSFRNIYLTSDHSPSTGSTPSLLHKQNDNKQTNTTSGMNINSELTSGSKGIKTFSGTMVDMIVNEAYEAISSSRVTKAVEEYTDFFTRKIIDKKSYVQCSGEDFTKSMVVDPLPKYVVKQSVNESKAVACSASENLACNVSIQTCADIRRREQCVKKQEAEKQTNVSVIMGQQMPLNNPCRFLLTPTRPVQCFPESKDCCRERKGHGFSSKSPPTCSTVTFARQVVEDFNGTGSSSITCLNRPSKKHDTQKTSSGPLTYRQADSFLHANSFSSVIFSREDALQGEDKSSLKDGSTCVMPGTPPPTPLVPYQYSSERNLRKLSKKLKGELAKEFAPATPPSTPYNPSVTGLSETECDSLENEEFMLKLMRSLSEEVESSEDEDHSEMPVEKVKHSEQTIQYADSIASQIISIATEMAASHLDGKTNGREVHGQVQLGMQNKRCGYTGFMNIPEETCSSLWNYAGDMAGKVINEAKKIVKSRHCKLLRLKRVNCQVDCLHLRKGDKDYSAKEQCGPMRDQWSGERDSSVLPLPQGSGVTGLTSKYPSCESVTDEYADHIIRVLKREGGNAELLMDQYASRLVYKSIKSGLQQVARKNRLRYNRKLLPGQNAQVNGKLELLKAVNKGAVQQMKSSIYRCEDQMCERNLSTRRTQHAELLDFSESLVRSITCDVRNKLKMSGACLPKSLTDSCLYKKTEFDEVTGDLIKTGFSRTFHPFSPDHKLYHSTGSLNENGYSEGIIEAIEQYARKVADDTLEMSLESAVLHVAENRKNGDRLSHTEKLSPFSGTVCRCCSMKEHRYCTESTSHHLSVQESSIPGRHFLHSRLADACQKSRAFQLDIPKIHVDVEQKMVFSGKGATAAVEKAEGELSYTSLTADSGIGQDGVSFAESLTTEIMTSAMTNIGQAVNISSVGREGFHSVESIVSQQMSLSIGDDSTGSWSNLSFEDEHPDESSSFLHLSDSDGTEDKDEDSKDAAEGLEQIRKTLSIVNIDLESNLVDPQLRAALQWLSASETEVSDLHFHDTATREFVFLSRRLRERDWKVGDLLQAVLKYCEMIEKAPDGDQAPNKSLVGWLMENV, encoded by the exons ATGGATATGTACACCAGGGCTCAGAGCAGTCGACTGAAACCAAGAATGTCTGTGAAAAAG AGTTTTGGTGAGAGTGTACTGCACTCTATGAAGTCACTGCTGCACAGCAAAAAGGACTTATGCAATGTATCAGCAGAGGAATGTCTAAATCAAGAAGAACACGATTATTTCATTGAG atgaCATTTATAGGTTTTGCTGAAGAGATGGGTACTGCTCATTTGCAG GAGTTGGCAGCTGTTTCGGTAGAGCTTCCAGATGTTCTGAAATCACTCCAGTTGTGTAAACTAAAAGAAAACGAggttatgtttttaaaagatataaaGAAAACCTTGGTAAAACCTTATGCCATAAAACCTCAG AATCAGCTTCCTGAAGTGGTTTGTGTGATGAGACTGTCTCCTTCATTCCCAAGGATCAAAGCTGATTATATATTTACCTTGCTGAGCAAATATACCACAGGCATAAGATATGCAGTGGGAATAACCTCATCGCAAAAACATCAATCAGAGACATCCCATGGAGAAGATGATGACACTAATCAGTCAGTTTCTTCAATTGAGGATGATTTTGTCACTGCTTTTGAACACTTAGATGAAGATGAGCCTTCAAAGATACAAAGTGCTG gtgTATGCAGCTTTACTTCTCAAAACCATCGAGATGCTGCTTCTCAGACCATTTCTGCTCAAAGTTTAGAAGCTGTTGACTCAAAGATCCTTGTGGGTTCTGTACGTCGGAAGTCATCTGCCAGATCTTCTACTTTAGTTGATATTTTGGGACTTAAAGAACTGTCCTCAGTGAAGAATTCGGTTACAACCTCAATTTCTGATCCTTGGATACAAAGGAGTTTCTATAAGACATACAATCCTTCTGATCAAGGTGTGAATTTTTTATGTAAAacgtttttttcttcctctccagctGAATCCTCTGAGTCAGAttgctccagcccaagccccatCATCTTCTTAGATGAAGAAGGATATCAGAAAAGTTTGAAGGCCAAGCTTCAGCTACCAAAAATTCCAGTAGTGAAAGATGGTATAGAGGATTCAGACTCTGAAGTAAGTGAATTTTTTGATAGCTTTGATCAGTTTGATGAGCTGGAAGAAGCCTTGGAAAACTCTTGTAAAGTTATTAGAGATCCCATCCTGGGGAACCCCACCCAGAAAAGGAGGACTGCACAGGAAAAACTGTCATCTGCAAGTGTTGCAATGAATCCTCAGAAATTCAAGTCTGATCGTCCCACTCTCCCTGCCAATGTAAAGAAGCCAACTCCTCGTAAACTGGAATCCCCCTATAGTAGCGGTTTTGATGTCCCAGATTCCCCTCGCCCAGTTAAAACATCCGGGGAAGAGAATGGAGGCTTCTTCAGCCCTATTAGGTCATCAGCTTTCAGTCCACTTGGGAGTTGTGGTTCTTCTGAATGTTTGTGTCGGATTAATCTTGGTGGAGATGGGACAGGTCAAAATCACCACGATGCGATTTATAATAGCTATTCAGCATATGCTGATAGTGTTTCATCTGAGATACTGGGTTCTGTTTTTCATTCTGAATTCTCATCACAAGTATGCACCGGAAATGATTCTGAACCCAAAGGGAttgctttgaaagagaaaaaaggtcAAGCTGCAAAAATGAAGACTGGAAAGGAGACAGATAAACAAGCAAAATCCAAACATAAGTCATTAATGATTAGAGATAGCATTCAAAAATTTGCAGCTGAATTAGTTGAAAAAAGTTTCGGCAGTGCATTTAAAGACCTGCAGAAAGGTGTTTCTTCATGCACCAATGCACTTTGTCATTTGGCTGCTAGATTGACTTCTTCGGTCTTTCAAATGGCTTTTTATGAGATTGGAAGACGTAGAGCAATCTCCTTGAAAGAGCGGGCCATTAATGGGATAGCAAACTTTTTGGTGAGTGAAGCTATAACTGGTGCTTTGAAAGAGCTGCGACACGTGAAGAAACAAATATTCACCAACACCGTTGCACGGTTTGCGGCAGACCTTGCTGAAGAGCTTGTGTTTGAAGGAGTCATGGAAGTATGCCAGTTTTCCTATCCATCGACACCTACAGCTGCGCAGCCTTCAGCATTTGACTATGAAGACAAGGTGGTAAGATCCTATGCCGGAGATTTATCTGAATCTGTCATCCAGGAGGCTTTTATTGAACTGTCTCAGGTTGATGTAACTTTCACAACACAAGCAGCCATTAGTGTTTCCATGGACAACGTTAAATACGTGAGTGCAGAAAGTATGGTGGAGTCAACTCGAACTTCCACAGTTTTTCCTAATTTAAATGATAGGGTAGCACTGAACCCAATCCAAGATTCCAAGAAGGAATATACAGTACAGCAAGCTCTGTTTTGCACCTCTGGTGTTGTAAGTTCAATACCGGTGCCCTTAGCTGGAAGAGCTCTCTGTCATCATCAGGTTTCCTCTGATGCTTGTAAAGCAGAAGTATTCCCTGCTCCGAGTTCTGATGACAATGTGAAAGTGTGCGAAGACTCCGCTCACCCGTTTTTCacaagcagaaagagagaggaggaagtaaCTTCTTTCAGAAACATATACCTAACATCAGATCACAGTCCAAGTACTGGAAGTACTCCATCACTCCTACATAAACAAAACgataacaaacaaacaaacaccacATCTGGAATGAACATAAATTCAGAATTAACAAGTGGGTCAAAAGGCATTAAAACTTTCTCTGGAACTATGGTAGATATGATAGTAAATGAAGCTTATGAAGCCATAAGCTCATCCAGAGTAACAAAAGCTGTAGAAGAgtatacagatttttttacaagaaaaataatagatAAAAAATCTTATGTGCAATGTAGTGGTGAAGATTTCACCAAGAGTATGGTTGTAGATCCCTTGCCCAAGTATGTTGTAAAACAGTCTGTGAATGAAAGTAAAGCTGTGGCGTGCAGCGCTAGTGAGAATTTAGCCTGTAACGTGAGCATACAGACTTGTGCAGATATCCGTAGAAGAGAGCAATGTGTGAAGAAGCAGGAGGCTGAGAAACAAACTAATGTTTCTGTAATTATGGGACAGCAAATGCCTTTGAATAATCCATGTAGATTTCTTCTTACTCCAACTCGTCCTGTTCAGTGTTTTCCAGAATCTAAAGATTGTTGTCGGGAACGAAAAGGACACGGGTTTTCTTCAAAATCACCACCGACTTGTTCCACTGTGACTTTTGCTAGGCAGGTTGTAGAGGACTTCAATGGTACAGGAAGCTCCTCAATAACATGTTTAAACAGGCCTTCAAAAAAACATGATACTCAGAAAACATCATCAGGACCATTGACTTACAGACAGGCTGACTCTTTTCTGCATGCAAATAGCTTTTCTTCAGTGATATTTAGCAGGGAAGATGCTTTGCAGGGGGAAGATAAATCGAGTCTCAAAGATGGAAGTACCTGTGTAATGCCAGGTACACCCCCACCAACTCCTTTGGTGCCATATCAATATAGTTCTGAACGAAACCTAAGAAAGCTTTCCAAGAAATTGAAAGGAGAACTAGCAAAAGAATTTGCACCTGCAACACCACCGTCCACACCATACAATCCCTCTGTTACTGGTCTGTCTGAAACTGAATGTGACTCTTTGGAAAATGAGGAATTTATGCTGAAACTCATGCGGTCGCTTTCTGAAGAAGTGGAAAGTAGTGAAGATGAAGATCATTCTGAAATGCCTGTGGAGAAGGTGAAGCATTCAGAACAAACGATTCAATATGCAGACAGCATAGCTAGCCAAATAATTTCAATAGCAACTGAAATGGCTGCTTCCCATTTGGATGGTAAAACAAACGGAAGAGAAGTGCATGGTCAGGTTCAGTTAGGTATGCAAAACAAAAGATGTGGATACACTGGGTTCATGAATATCCCAGAAGAGACATGCAGTTCTTTATGGAATTATGCAGGTGATATGGCAGGAAAAGTAATCAATGAGGCCAAGAAAATAGTGAAATCAAGGCATTGTAAACTGTTGAGGTTGAAGCGGGTTAACTGTCAGGTGGATTGCCTTCACTTGAGAAAAGGTGATAAAGATTATAGTGCAAAAGAACAATGTGGTCCAATGCGGGACCAGTGGTCAGGGGAGAGAGACTCATCTGTGCTTCCTTTGCCACAGGGTTCAGGTGTGACAGGTTTGACTTCCAAATACCCAAGCTGTGAAAGTGTGACGGATGAATACGCAGATCATATCATCCGAGTTTTGAAAAGAGAAGGTGGTAATGCTGAACTGTTAATGGATCAGTACGCTAGCAGGCTCGTTTACAAGTCTATCAAGTCAGGCTTACAGCAAGTtgcaagaaaaaacagattGAGATACAACAGAAAGTTGTTACCTGGTCAAAATGCACAGGTAAATGGTAAGCTGGAACTGCTCAAAGCAGTGAATAAAGGTGCAGTGCagcaaatgaaaagcagcatttatcGCTGTGAAGACCAAATGTGTGAAAGGAATCTCAGCACACGGAGAACACAACACGCAGAGTTGTTAGATTTTTCGGAATCCCTTGTTCGCAGTATCACTTGTGACGTCAGGAATAAACTGAAAATGTCAGGAGCTTGTTTGCCAAAGTCTCTGACAGATTCCTGTTTATATAAAAAGACTGAATTTGATGAAGTCACGGGTGATCTTATTAAAACAGGATTTTCTAGGACATTTCATCCTTTCTCCCCAGATCATAAACTGTATCATAGTACAGGcagtttaaatgaaaatggCTACAGTGAAGGTATAATTGAAGCTATAGAACAGTATGCTAGGAAAGTAGCAGATGATACTCTAGAAATGAGTTTAGAGTCAGCTGTTCTCCATGTGGCcgaaaacagaaaaaatgggGATAGGCTCTCACATACTGAGAAGCTGTCTCCTTTTTCTGGAACTGTGTGTAGATGCTGCAGTATGAAGGAACATCGGTACTGTACGGAAAGTACATCTCATCATCTGTCTGTACAAGAATCCTCCATTCCAGGGAGGCATTTTCTTCATTCTAGGTTGGCTGATGCTTGTCAAAAATCAAGAGCATTTCAGCTTGATATTCCTAAAATTCACGTTGATGTGGAACAGAAGATGGTGTTTTCTGGCAAGGGGGCTACTGCGGCCGtagagaaagcagaaggagaGCTGAGTTACACAAGTCTGACAGCCGACAGTGGTATTGGACAAGATGGAGTCAGTTTTGCTGAAAGCCTTACTACTGAAATCATGACATCAGCTATGACTAATATTGGTCAGGCAGTTAACATAAG CTCTGTTGGAAGAGAAGGATTTCACTCTGTTGAATCTATTGTTAGCCAGCAGATGAGTCTTAGTATTGGTGATGATAGCACTGGGAGTTGGTCCAATCTAAGTTTTGAAGATGAACATCCCGATGAGAGCAGCAGTTTTCTTCACCTGAGTGACAG